In Paenibacillus sonchi, the genomic stretch ACGGCTCCGCCCTGGGCGACTTCTTCATTTAACAGCCCGAAAAAATGTGCCAGAAAGACCAGTATACCGGTAATCACAACGGTAATGAGGAAAATAATGAAAACCATCAGTGAAAATAAGAACGGCAAAGTGATCTTTTCTTTGATCCATGCGCCCAACCTGCTCATTGATGCCGCACCGCCTTATATCCGAGGCCGCGTACAGACACCAGCTCGAATTCGGGATACCCTTCGAACCGCTTCCGCAGGCGGTTGATATGCACGTTGACCGTGGTGTCCGAGCTTTCACTTTCCATCCCCCAGATTTCGTCCATCAGCTGGATACGGGTGAAGACACGGTCCGGATAGGACAGCAGCTTGTACAGCAGGTAGAATTCTTTTTGCGGAAGGGTCTGCTTCTCTTCGCCGTGCGTAACCGTCAAGGCATCGTAATCCAAGACCACATTGCCTACAACCAGCTTACGGGCGCTGGCAATCTGGGAACGGCGGAGCAGGGCACCAATCCGCAGCAGCATTTCCTCGGTATCGACCGGCTTGGTCATATAATCGTCGATCCCCAGGCGGAAGCCCTTCTTTTTATCCTCCGGGAGATGCTTGGCCGTAGCCATCAG encodes the following:
- a CDS encoding response regulator transcription factor, coding for MIHILVVEDDRHARRLFEAVLKREGYLVSTAEDGARAMDVLDQQHIDLIVLDIMMPNMDGYEFARELRDAGSLIPVLMATAKHLPEDKKKGFRLGIDDYMTKPVDTEEMLLRIGALLRRSQIASARKLVVGNVVLDYDALTVTHGEEKQTLPQKEFYLLYKLLSYPDRVFTRIQLMDEIWGMESESSDTTVNVHINRLRKRFEGYPEFELVSVRGLGYKAVRHQ